The nucleotide window GCTTGATGAAGTCAATCGTCTTTGGAACGAGGTATTTCTCGTCCACGACGGGCCGCACGTTCAAATCAAGCGGCATGACCGGAGTGGAAGGCTGACCCTTCTTGCCTTCCCAGATCATGGGTGGCTTCATGCCCGATTCCTTGAAGAGCGGGTAGCTCGTGTACCCGGCTTCATCCCAACTATCCTGCACGCCCCACCACTCATCGAACCCTTGATCGTTCGGGAGCCGGCCTGGGACGTTGCCGAGGTGCCACTTGCCGTACAGGGCGGTGGAATAGCCGGCCTGCGACAACAGCTCGGCGATAGTGTATTCCCATGGAGCCAGGCCATAGTGCCCCTGCCCAGGCAAGGGCACGGTGAACGTGCCAGATCGGACTGAGTAGCGTCCGGTCATGATGGCGGCTCGTGATGGTGTGCATTGCGCCTCGACGTTGTAGTTGTTGAAGCGGATACCTTCGCTCGCCAACTTGTTGATGCGCGGTGTAGGCGTCGTCCCGCCGTAGACGCTGAAATCACCCCAGCCGACGTTGTCCACCAAGATGAAGACAATGTTGGGCTTATCGGCCGCGAACGAGGCCGTGGGCAACACCGCCGTGCCGGTGATCAGCCAGATTCCAAAGTAACCAAACATGCTCATGGTGCGCGTCGAGACACACTTCATGGGCCTCTCCTTTCATATCATAGGTGACCGTGGAATCTATTGTTCCCCTAACAGGCTGTTGACAAACTGGCGTCTGCGGAGAGTTGCTGTGGTAAATTCACCGGTCGATATCTCCGATCAAGGTCCTGTGCGTCGATCATGGGGTTCGTCCCTCACTCATCCCGCTCTTCCGAACTTCCGCTCCCCGCAGGGCTGGCCACCTAGGCTGGAGCTGGGAGCAATGTCGCCAGCCGCTTCAGATGCAGCAGCCAGCCCATCAGATAGGCTTCGTCGCGGACTTGGAGCAACCCCCGTCGGCGAAATCGGCGGAAGCCGTGCCAACATTTCGCCTCGCCCCACAGCTCTTCAATCTTCTTCCGTGCTCGCTGCGAGCAGCGGTAGCCCACCGTCCGACTCAGCCGGCGTACCCGCTGATGCACCGCCTCTCGTCCGGTGGTCTTGGCCGCAATGTGCGGGATGATGCGTCGCCGGAAGAGTGCCGTCAGAAATGGTTTGGCAAAATAGCCCTTATCGGCTCCGACGGTCTGAATCCGCTGGCGATGTTTCTGATGAAACGTATCGATCAACGTGCGCCCGCCGGCCGTCTCCGAGGCCGGGCCCCGAAACGGCTCCACATTGATGCCGACCAAAAGCCGATGCCGGTTCTCCATCAGCCCGTTGACCGTATAGCCCACGATCGCTGCGGTCCCCTGGCCTTTGTTGGCCAACTTGGCGTCGGGATCGGTCGTCGAGACATGCGTCTGATTGGAGCGCCGCTCCCCGCGAAATGTGATTGTGGGATTGCCCGGATCCTGGTCCGGCTCCGGCCCCGCATCCAGGGACCGAATCCGCCACTTGTACTCCTCTGGCTTCAGGAACACTTCCCTGGGCACGAAGCTCTTGTGCGAGGCATTCGCCTGCACGAGCGTCCCATCAAGCGTCGTATGCTGCGAGACCAACTGCTGTTTGATGGCAACGGCCACCGTCTCATCAAACAACCGTTCGAGCAGCCCGCTCTCGGTAAACCGCCGCTTCCGGTTCTGGGAGAACGTGGAGTGATCCCACGGAGCCGTGTCCAAGTCCAGTCCCACAAACCACCGGAGGACCAGATTCCCGGTCAGCTCCCGCACTAAGGCGCGCTCGGACGTGACCCCGAGCAGATAGCCGCCCAGCAGGGCCAGAAAGAGTTGCTCCGGCGGAATCGACGGGCGGCCGGTGTCGGCATACAGCGATTTGCACAAGTGCCGAATCCGGTCGGTGTCGATCAGCGATCGAATTTTCCGCATCGGGTGATCGGCCGTCACGAACTGCTCCAGAGTGATGTGGTAGAACATCGACGGTTGCGGATCGGCTGTACCCATCATCGGTCGGTCCCTCCTGATGGGCATCGTGTGTATCATACTCGCGTCAAAACTCAAGAGGAGTTTGTCAACAGCCTGCTAGAGGAAGAAAAGGGGAAACAA belongs to Nitrospira sp. and includes:
- a CDS encoding transposase, encoding MMGTADPQPSMFYHITLEQFVTADHPMRKIRSLIDTDRIRHLCKSLYADTGRPSIPPEQLFLALLGGYLLGVTSERALVRELTGNLVLRWFVGLDLDTAPWDHSTFSQNRKRRFTESGLLERLFDETVAVAIKQQLVSQHTTLDGTLVQANASHKSFVPREVFLKPEEYKWRIRSLDAGPEPDQDPGNPTITFRGERRSNQTHVSTTDPDAKLANKGQGTAAIVGYTVNGLMENRHRLLVGINVEPFRGPASETAGGRTLIDTFHQKHRQRIQTVGADKGYFAKPFLTALFRRRIIPHIAAKTTGREAVHQRVRRLSRTVGYRCSQRARKKIEELWGEAKCWHGFRRFRRRGLLQVRDEAYLMGWLLHLKRLATLLPAPA